A genome region from Nocardia sp. NBC_01730 includes the following:
- a CDS encoding DUF3566 domain-containing protein gives MTTPNQPNDERHQTNGVTERIAPSPIPPRPIPRPVASAENGQPGGQQGGGQPGGHQGGGQPGGHQGGGQPGGNQPGGNQPNAQPHEIRDQKGDFAPKQGTPDQAPGGNRQEQFDQPLRINNPVEQSAPEGGDKSASNGGQSPYQDGWSQLPQREPQSNLYRPGQAPVTGRPNSAAPVGLGGGAGNARTTADLAAKAARKEAAMVKSVGIDGPTRSIARPELIKDMPDLSDIRHPLPPTESAVPQSSPLSPLSPAVPVAVAAAVATGEPLRATVQIRRIDPWSTLKISLVISVAMFFVWMLAVGLLYIVLEGMGVWERLNNTFTDMVSQDSGSVGLIDAGTVFGYAGVIGLINVVLFTALGTVGTFIYNQCCDLVGGIQVTLADPD, from the coding sequence TTGACCACTCCGAATCAGCCGAATGACGAGCGGCACCAGACGAACGGTGTGACCGAAAGGATCGCACCGTCACCGATCCCGCCGCGGCCGATCCCACGGCCGGTCGCCTCGGCTGAGAACGGTCAGCCGGGCGGTCAGCAAGGTGGCGGTCAGCCCGGCGGTCACCAAGGTGGCGGCCAGCCTGGCGGTCACCAGGGCGGCGGCCAGCCAGGCGGCAATCAGCCGGGTGGCAACCAACCCAACGCCCAGCCGCACGAGATCCGTGACCAGAAGGGTGATTTCGCACCCAAGCAGGGGACGCCGGACCAGGCGCCCGGCGGCAACCGCCAAGAACAGTTCGACCAGCCGTTGCGGATCAACAACCCGGTCGAGCAGTCCGCGCCCGAGGGCGGGGACAAGTCCGCGTCCAACGGTGGCCAGTCGCCATACCAGGACGGGTGGTCGCAGCTCCCGCAGCGGGAGCCGCAGTCCAATCTGTACCGTCCGGGTCAGGCGCCGGTCACCGGGCGCCCGAACTCGGCTGCGCCGGTCGGCCTCGGTGGCGGCGCCGGCAACGCGCGCACCACCGCCGATCTGGCGGCAAAGGCTGCGCGCAAGGAAGCGGCGATGGTGAAGTCCGTCGGCATCGACGGACCCACCCGCAGTATCGCTCGCCCGGAGCTGATCAAGGACATGCCCGACCTGTCCGACATTCGCCACCCGCTGCCGCCTACCGAAAGTGCCGTTCCGCAGTCGTCGCCGCTTTCGCCACTTTCGCCCGCGGTCCCGGTCGCGGTCGCTGCGGCCGTTGCCACTGGTGAGCCGCTACGGGCCACGGTGCAGATCCGTCGCATCGACCCGTGGTCGACGCTGAAGATCTCGCTGGTGATCAGCGTGGCGATGTTCTTCGTATGGATGCTGGCGGTCGGACTGCTCTACATCGTGCTCGAAGGCATGGGCGTGTGGGAGCGGCTGAACAACACTTTCACCGACATGGTGTCGCAGGACAGCGGGTCGGTGGGTCTGATCGATGCGGGCACAGTGTTCGGCTACGCCGGCGTGATCGGTCTGATCAACGTCGTGCTGTTCACTGCGCTCGGCACCGTCGGCACGTTCATCTACAACCAGTGCTGCGACCTCGTTGGTGGAATCCAGGTGACCCTGGCCGATCCCGACTAG